AAATTATGTTAACGAAGCTTTCAATAACGGTGAATTTAATAAGAAATATGACTCTGATTATATATTCAGTTCTCTCTATTCTTCTATAGGAGGAACAGTACTTGACTGGTGTACATGTAAGGGAAATACTAATCTGAGAGAGAATTTTGCACTGACATTTAATATACTAATCAATGAATTTAAGAAATAACAACCTTATTTTTACATGAACTATGTTCTTATTTATATCATCCAAATATGATATAATAATATTATATTATAGAAAGGGATAGATTTATGAAAGACAATGGAACAAAAAGTAAAATTATAGCAGCTGCTGAGGAATTATTTAAGCAGAAAGATTATGAAGACATTGCTATCAGGGAAATCTGTCAGTTAGCTGATATTTCAATAGGAGCATTTTACCGGTATATGGGTTCTAAAGAAAAGCTTTTTAAAGTTTTT
The sequence above is drawn from the Sebaldella sp. S0638 genome and encodes:
- a CDS encoding TetR/AcrR family transcriptional regulator — its product is MKDNGTKSKIIAAAEELFKQKDYEDIAIREICQLADISIGAFYRYMGSKEKLFKVFHVKMGTEIARLVLEQTDNKAPVDKIIIIINIYLDFI